In the Hydrogenimonas thermophila genome, GTATCTTGTAGATAAAAACCGACAGATTCTTGTCCATAACGGCGAGTTTGTACATGCTGGTGAAAAACTGACAGATGGTACTGTTTCAAGTCACGATATTCTAAGAATTCTTGGTGAGAAAGCACTCCATTACTATATGGTTAGTGAAATTCAGCAAGTTTACCGACGACAAGGGGTTAACATAGCCGATAAGCATATTGAGATTATCTATTCTCAGATGCTTCGCCAGGTACGTATTGTTGACAGCGGTAACACTAAGTTTATTGCTGGTGACCTTGTAAGTCGTCGACAGTTTGCAGAAGAGAATGAACGCATAATCAGACTCGGTGGTGAACCTGCTATTGCAGAACCTGTACTTGTTGGTATTACCCGTGCAGCAGTTAGCTCTGATAGCTTTATCTCTGCGGCATCGTTCCAGGATACAACAAAGGTTCTAACAGAAGCAAGTATATCTGCGAAGATTGACCCACTGGATGACTTGAAAGAGAATGTCATCATTGGACGACTCATTCCAGTTGGTACGGGATTATATAAACAAAGCAAAATTAAGTTGGTGTCAGAAGAGGAGTAAATACATCCTCTTCTGCACAAGAAGATGCTTTAATATTAAAGATTGCTTAATTTAAGTTAACTATAAACTTTGTTTGGCTATTATTTGCCATCAAATTTGAGAATACTATCAACAAGAAAGGAATTTGAGTGCCTACCATTAACCAATTGGTTCGAAAAGAACGCAAAAAGGTCATCAAGAAATCTAAGTCTCCGGCACTTGTCAAATGCCCACAACGACGAGGCGTTTGTACACGTGTTTATACAACTACACCTAAAAAACCAAACTCAGCGCTTCGAAAAGTTGCGAAAGTTCGTTTGACAAGCGGTTTTGAAGTAATTAGTTATATTCCTGGTGAGGGACACAACCTCCAAGAACACAGCATCGTGCTAGTCCGCGGCGGCCGTGTTAAAGACCTTCCGGGTGTTAAGTACCACATTGTCCGCGG is a window encoding:
- the rpsL gene encoding 30S ribosomal protein S12 — protein: MPTINQLVRKERKKVIKKSKSPALVKCPQRRGVCTRVYTTTPKKPNSALRKVAKVRLTSGFEVISYIPGEGHNLQEHSIVLVRGGRVKDLPGVKYHIVRGALDTAGVANRRVSRSKYGAKRPK